A window of Candidatus Saccharibacteria bacterium contains these coding sequences:
- a CDS encoding prepilin-type N-terminal cleavage/methylation domain-containing protein produces MRHRTHGFTIVELMITLIVIGILAAISYTAYSGSQERAAATAIADAIKKTERSFANMASENNRANWWLDTEFTGTANPSLFTITQLRPFMNDWPRPTQAGSNIIWQYDNDNDIFANTCSPTNSNGVNIYVNNVTNTKIPPIVDATIDDGNVNCGRVRFDTTVNRIVYTLDFNQTVDN; encoded by the coding sequence ATGCGGCACCGTACACATGGCTTTACCATCGTCGAACTGATGATCACCCTTATTGTCATCGGCATCCTGGCCGCCATCTCGTATACCGCTTATAGCGGTAGCCAGGAACGGGCGGCCGCCACGGCCATCGCCGATGCCATCAAGAAGACCGAGCGCTCCTTTGCCAACATGGCCTCAGAGAATAACCGTGCCAACTGGTGGCTTGACACCGAATTCACCGGCACCGCCAACCCGTCGCTCTTCACCATCACACAGCTGCGCCCTTTCATGAACGACTGGCCCCGCCCCACCCAAGCCGGCTCCAACATCATCTGGCAGTACGACAACGACAACGATATTTTCGCCAATACCTGCTCGCCGACCAACTCAAACGGTGTCAACATCTACGTCAACAACGTTACTAACACCAAGATTCCACCGATCGTTGACGCCACCATCGACGACGGCAACGTCAACTGCGGCCGCGTGCGCTTTGACACTACCGTCAACCGGATCGTCTATACGCTTGACTTCAACCAGACCGTCGACAACTAG
- a CDS encoding rhodanese-related sulfurtransferase: MSHPTSKIILYYIFTPLHDPEAIRLWQRGLCARLGLKGRILISPHGLNGTVGGRVEDVKAYVKETREYAPFKNIHFKWSDGGADDFPRLSVKVRPEIVAFDAADELRVDERGVVGGGIHLKPEQVHTLVGERGDDVVFFDGRNAHEAAIGKFRGAVVPDTHTSRDFIRELESGKYDELKKKPVVTYCTGGIRCEILSSLMKNRGFEEVYQLDGGIVTYGEKYGDDGLWEGSLRVFDDRMTVDFSDHAAVIGECSHCKGKTSNYENCALSSCNDLVLICADCKADPARLYHTDACREAAGKSAVA, translated from the coding sequence ATGTCTCATCCGACCAGTAAGATCATCCTCTATTACATCTTTACGCCGCTGCACGACCCGGAAGCTATCCGCCTGTGGCAGCGCGGTCTTTGCGCACGGCTCGGCCTGAAGGGGCGCATCCTGATTTCGCCGCACGGCCTCAACGGTACGGTCGGCGGCCGGGTCGAAGACGTCAAGGCTTATGTCAAGGAAACGCGCGAGTATGCGCCGTTCAAGAATATCCACTTCAAATGGAGTGATGGCGGCGCGGATGATTTTCCGCGGCTCAGCGTCAAGGTGCGGCCGGAGATCGTCGCCTTTGACGCGGCGGACGAACTGCGGGTGGATGAGCGCGGTGTCGTCGGCGGCGGCATCCATCTTAAGCCGGAGCAGGTGCATACGCTGGTAGGGGAACGTGGCGACGACGTCGTTTTCTTTGACGGGCGCAATGCCCATGAAGCCGCCATCGGCAAGTTCCGCGGTGCCGTCGTGCCGGATACGCACACCTCGCGCGACTTTATCAGAGAACTGGAAAGCGGCAAGTACGACGAGCTGAAGAAAAAGCCGGTCGTCACCTATTGTACCGGTGGTATCCGCTGCGAAATCCTCAGCAGCCTGATGAAGAACCGCGGCTTCGAAGAGGTGTATCAGCTTGACGGCGGCATCGTCACCTATGGCGAGAAGTATGGTGACGATGGCCTGTGGGAAGGCAGTCTGCGCGTTTTTGACGACCGTATGACTGTCGATTTCAGCGACCACGCCGCGGTCATCGGGGAGTGCAGCCATTGCAAGGGCAAGACCAGTAATTACGAGAACTGTGCTTTGTCCAGCTGCAATGACCTGGTGCTTATCTGTGCCGATTGCAAGGCTGATCCAGCCCGGTTGTACCATACTGATGCCTGCCGGGAAGCGGCGGGCAAATCAGCTGTAGCCTAA
- a CDS encoding excinuclease ABC subunit UvrC, giving the protein MPEKVQEKLKQLPAEPGVYFHRSKSGEIIYVGKAAVLRNRVRQYFQDARVSDAKTDALVAEIADVEWTTTETELDALFLESEMIKRYKPRYNILLRDDKSQTFIRIDMLNPYPYVCFTRSPMDDGAEYFGPYYNASTIKKALRHLRKVFPYSTHENMPARVCLQYHLGLCPGVEEQKVSSADYKHDLRRLMRYLRGERKAIIRDIEIDMKKAAAAHDFEQAAVLRNQLRDLKELTRQIVFRDREFIDISRDHALTELKLLLGLAEVPRRIEGYDISHMSGTNNVASMVVATNGLADKSEYRKFKMRIPGNNDFAHMNEVICRRFAPKHDNWPRPDLLLIDGGKGQLGAALDALEERGVKIPAVGLAKREEEIVVHKTRSGVTVSMAALEQWRETFVTADIPYMYESEDFYVIRLPKSSHTIKLLQRIRDESHRFAVSYHTTLKRKGQVKSKLDDIPGVGPATRRKLIQSFGSGRGVEQASESQLVAVMGDARGRTIYQWLHGKPDEGVAEAQPDERRPE; this is encoded by the coding sequence ATTCCCGAAAAGGTCCAGGAGAAACTGAAACAGTTGCCGGCTGAGCCAGGCGTCTATTTCCATCGTTCAAAAAGCGGTGAGATCATCTATGTCGGGAAGGCAGCGGTTTTGCGTAACCGCGTACGGCAATATTTTCAGGACGCCCGGGTCAGCGACGCCAAGACTGATGCCCTGGTAGCCGAAATTGCAGATGTAGAATGGACTACCACCGAGACCGAGCTTGACGCCCTGTTCCTGGAAAGCGAGATGATCAAGCGCTATAAGCCGCGGTACAACATCCTGCTGCGGGATGATAAGAGCCAGACCTTCATCCGCATCGATATGCTCAACCCGTATCCCTATGTCTGTTTTACGCGCAGCCCGATGGATGACGGTGCCGAATATTTCGGGCCGTACTACAACGCCAGTACGATCAAGAAGGCGCTGCGGCATCTGCGCAAGGTCTTCCCGTATTCCACGCATGAGAACATGCCGGCCCGCGTCTGCCTGCAGTACCATCTGGGTCTCTGCCCGGGTGTTGAGGAGCAGAAAGTCAGCAGCGCCGATTACAAGCATGACCTGCGCCGGCTGATGCGCTATCTGCGCGGTGAACGCAAGGCCATCATCAGAGATATCGAGATTGATATGAAAAAGGCAGCCGCCGCCCACGATTTCGAGCAGGCTGCGGTGTTGCGCAATCAGCTGCGTGACCTGAAGGAACTGACCCGGCAAATTGTCTTCCGTGACCGGGAATTCATCGATATCAGCCGTGACCACGCCCTGACCGAGCTGAAGCTGCTGCTTGGCTTGGCGGAAGTGCCGCGCCGTATCGAGGGCTATGACATCAGCCATATGAGCGGCACCAACAATGTAGCCAGTATGGTAGTGGCCACGAACGGCCTGGCTGATAAATCCGAATACCGCAAATTCAAGATGCGCATCCCCGGCAATAACGACTTCGCCCATATGAACGAGGTGATCTGCCGCCGTTTCGCCCCTAAGCACGACAACTGGCCGCGGCCCGACCTGCTGCTGATCGATGGCGGCAAGGGTCAGCTGGGCGCAGCGCTCGATGCCCTGGAGGAGCGCGGCGTCAAGATTCCGGCGGTCGGACTGGCCAAGCGCGAGGAAGAGATAGTCGTGCACAAGACCCGCTCCGGCGTGACGGTCAGTATGGCGGCGCTTGAGCAGTGGCGCGAGACCTTTGTGACGGCCGATATCCCGTATATGTACGAATCAGAAGATTTCTACGTTATCCGCCTGCCCAAAAGCTCGCATACTATCAAGTTGCTGCAGCGTATCCGTGATGAAAGCCACCGCTTTGCCGTCAGTTATCACACCACGCTGAAGCGCAAAGGCCAGGTCAAGAGCAAGCTGGACGACATCCCTGGCGTCGGTCCGGCCACGCGCCGCAAGCTCATCCAGTCCTTCGGCAGTGGCCGCGGCGTGGAGCAGGCCAGCGAGTCGCAGCTGGTGGCGGTGATGGGCGATGCGCGGGGACGGACGATTTACCAGTGGCTGCATGGCAAACCGGACGAAGGCGTGGCCGAAGCGCAGCCGGACGAGCGCCGCCCGGAGTAG
- a CDS encoding alpha/beta hydrolase, which produces MKKTMKKSVPHSTEQPRRRWWLRLAVFIVIVLSAGALFAAVAEYVERASAKPPGSMIALQDKSIHLDCEGSARAKGAPTVILEAASGGMAASWGWVQAAIAKEFRVCAYDRSGRGYSTGESRGLDAEQVAADLHAVLQKAAIGGPYVLVGHSIGGLYARTYQARYPAEVKAIVLLDASHPDQLARVDGVAQRIQQTSSEYTMLSYAAQLGILRTYIGLGGQMDFDGLPAAQRRDMAMFWSRGSHFVSMRDENEQLMRIYAQTAKLDGLGSLPLRVISAEKAINPEWEMLQRDQLNLSTDSGRTVIAGSDHMSLVFNRDHAGQVSRQIIGFIQAVH; this is translated from the coding sequence ATGAAAAAGACAATGAAGAAATCGGTGCCGCACAGCACCGAACAACCGAGGCGCCGCTGGTGGCTGCGCCTAGCGGTCTTCATCGTTATCGTGCTGAGTGCAGGGGCGCTGTTTGCGGCCGTTGCCGAGTATGTCGAGCGCGCCAGTGCCAAGCCACCGGGCAGCATGATTGCCCTGCAGGACAAATCAATCCATCTTGACTGCGAGGGCTCCGCGCGGGCAAAAGGGGCGCCGACGGTAATCCTGGAGGCAGCTTCCGGCGGCATGGCCGCATCATGGGGCTGGGTGCAGGCGGCGATTGCCAAGGAATTCCGCGTCTGTGCCTACGACCGGTCCGGCCGGGGCTATAGCACGGGAGAGAGCCGTGGCCTCGACGCCGAACAGGTGGCGGCCGACCTGCATGCCGTCCTGCAGAAAGCGGCGATAGGCGGCCCGTATGTGCTAGTGGGGCATTCCATCGGCGGGCTATATGCCCGGACATACCAGGCGCGCTATCCGGCAGAGGTAAAAGCGATAGTACTGCTTGACGCCTCCCACCCCGACCAGTTGGCGCGGGTGGACGGCGTAGCACAGCGTATCCAGCAGACCAGCTCGGAATATACCATGCTGTCGTATGCGGCGCAGTTGGGCATACTGCGGACGTACATCGGACTCGGTGGTCAGATGGACTTTGACGGCCTGCCGGCGGCCCAGCGCCGCGACATGGCTATGTTCTGGTCGCGCGGCAGCCATTTTGTCAGTATGCGCGATGAGAATGAGCAGCTGATGCGCATTTACGCCCAGACCGCCAAGCTGGACGGACTGGGAAGTTTGCCGCTACGGGTCATCTCGGCCGAAAAGGCGATCAATCCGGAGTGGGAGATGCTGCAGCGCGACCAGCTGAACCTGTCGACGGATAGCGGCCGGACGGTCATCGCCGGCAGTGATCATATGTCGCTGGTGTTCAACCGCGACCACGCGGGGCAGGTGAGCAGGCAGATTATCGGTTTTATACAAGCAGTGCACTAG
- a CDS encoding ABC transporter ATP-binding protein has protein sequence MGTNRRTLQLYWQSIRRHKTSFFLALIAVPAASLLLDTLLPYYFSQAIGALSAGRQADVNHFLWIAGGIGIGGFLLNFIGFKALVHHEADVRVDLSNNIFHRLINKDAAFFANEKVGSLTSNFIGFIRSHVGLQDLLIIRTLGFTISVVTGLTLVATQSLMLAGIILLLIAALLVQVRISLNIRRPLRQARKKMQSEIHGKVADAISNSLAVKTFAREDAEEKELHAANLAYRSVYVKDFNLLSTEGSLRLLLMVTAQIIAISYCANLYFQGQMNIETVIFTLTYLQRIASQIFTLGEILNGYDQHLLEAAPMTEHLQKPDVVTDRPGARTLGSFEPVIEFADVAYRYEADTEDVLRATNLTIPAGQKVGLVGHSGAGKSTITRLLLRFADVTDGAIRLGGRDLRDITQVSLREHIAYVPQEPLLFHRSLRDNIAYGKPGASTKQIREAARKANALEFIEQLPQGFATIVGERGVKLSGGQRQRIAIARAILKDAPVLVLDEATSALDSESERLIQDALHELMRGRTTIVIAHRLSTIAGLDRILVLENGSIIEDGSHEQLLKQRGTYATLWAHQSGGFIED, from the coding sequence GTGGGCACGAACCGCCGCACCCTCCAGCTCTACTGGCAGTCTATCCGCCGGCATAAGACCAGTTTCTTCCTGGCCCTGATCGCCGTGCCCGCCGCCTCGCTGCTGCTGGATACGCTACTGCCGTATTACTTCAGCCAGGCCATCGGCGCGCTGTCTGCCGGCCGGCAGGCCGACGTCAACCATTTCCTGTGGATCGCGGGTGGCATCGGCATCGGCGGCTTCCTCCTGAATTTCATCGGCTTCAAAGCGCTGGTGCATCATGAGGCTGACGTGCGGGTCGACCTGTCGAACAACATCTTCCATCGCCTCATCAACAAAGATGCCGCCTTCTTTGCCAATGAGAAGGTCGGCTCGCTGACCAGTAACTTCATCGGCTTCATCCGCAGCCACGTCGGCCTGCAGGACCTGCTGATCATCAGGACGCTCGGCTTCACCATCTCGGTCGTGACCGGCCTGACATTGGTAGCCACCCAGTCGCTGATGCTGGCCGGCATCATCCTGCTGCTGATTGCCGCCCTGCTGGTGCAGGTGCGTATCAGCCTTAATATCCGCCGGCCGCTGCGTCAGGCCCGCAAGAAGATGCAATCGGAGATTCATGGCAAGGTGGCCGATGCTATCAGCAACAGCCTGGCCGTCAAGACCTTCGCCCGTGAGGATGCCGAGGAGAAAGAGCTGCACGCCGCCAATCTGGCCTACCGTTCGGTCTACGTCAAAGATTTCAACCTGCTGTCGACGGAAGGCTCGCTGCGGCTGCTGCTGATGGTGACCGCCCAGATCATCGCCATCAGTTACTGTGCCAACCTGTATTTCCAGGGGCAGATGAATATCGAAACGGTCATCTTTACCCTGACTTACCTGCAGCGCATCGCCAGCCAGATCTTCACGCTCGGCGAAATCCTCAACGGTTACGACCAGCACCTGTTGGAGGCCGCCCCGATGACCGAGCATCTCCAAAAGCCCGATGTCGTCACCGACCGCCCCGGCGCCCGTACCTTAGGCTCATTTGAGCCGGTCATTGAGTTTGCAGATGTCGCCTACCGCTACGAAGCCGACACCGAAGACGTGCTGCGCGCCACCAACCTGACAATCCCAGCCGGCCAGAAAGTCGGCCTGGTCGGACATTCCGGCGCTGGCAAATCGACGATCACCCGCCTGCTGCTGCGTTTTGCCGATGTCACCGACGGGGCCATCCGCCTGGGCGGCCGCGACCTGCGTGACATTACCCAGGTCTCACTGCGGGAGCATATCGCCTACGTGCCCCAGGAGCCACTTTTGTTCCACCGCAGCCTGCGCGACAACATCGCCTACGGCAAGCCCGGCGCCAGCACCAAACAGATCCGCGAGGCCGCACGCAAGGCCAATGCCCTGGAGTTCATTGAACAGCTCCCACAAGGTTTTGCCACCATCGTCGGCGAACGCGGCGTCAAGCTGAGCGGCGGCCAGCGGCAGCGCATCGCCATCGCCCGGGCCATCCTCAAAGACGCGCCGGTACTGGTACTCGACGAGGCCACCTCCGCCCTGGATAGCGAGAGCGAACGCCTCATCCAGGACGCCCTGCATGAACTGATGCGTGGCCGCACTACCATCGTCATCGCCCACCGCTTATCAACCATTGCCGGGCTGGACCGGATCCTGGTGCTGGAAAACGGCAGCATCATCGAAGACGGCAGTCATGAACAGCTACTAAAACAGCGTGGCACGTACGCCACGCTGTGGGCCCATCAGTCGGGCGGGTTTATCGAAGACTAA